The Actinomadura sp. WMMB 499 genome includes a window with the following:
- a CDS encoding 2'-5' RNA ligase family protein, whose amino-acid sequence MTSTPERMSNHWWWRSGVRPGRRLLVWHILPEGQPDVHDLVRHCQGKLGGLNGLDLIPVEWLHMTTQIVGFEDEIPDAEVGEMVAGVAERLVGLAPIEVELGRVWLHSEAIMLGIRPPKSLDPVREAIRESAAGTVCIHQLADEPDWTPHISVAYSNTDGPASPVVDALSHRPKPVPLQVGEVHLVAQEHIGRSYQWERRDVVGLGG is encoded by the coding sequence ATGACCTCCACACCGGAGAGGATGTCCAACCACTGGTGGTGGCGGTCGGGCGTGCGGCCCGGTCGGCGTCTGCTCGTCTGGCACATCCTTCCTGAAGGCCAGCCCGACGTCCATGACCTCGTGCGCCACTGCCAAGGCAAGCTCGGCGGATTGAACGGCCTGGACCTCATCCCCGTCGAGTGGCTGCACATGACTACGCAGATTGTCGGTTTCGAGGACGAGATCCCGGACGCCGAGGTCGGCGAAATGGTCGCAGGCGTGGCGGAGCGGCTCGTGGGCCTCGCGCCGATCGAAGTCGAACTCGGCAGGGTGTGGCTGCACAGCGAGGCGATCATGCTTGGGATCCGACCGCCGAAGTCGCTTGACCCCGTCCGAGAAGCAATACGCGAAAGCGCTGCGGGCACCGTGTGCATTCACCAGCTCGCCGACGAGCCGGACTGGACGCCGCACATTTCCGTCGCCTATAGCAACACCGACGGGCCCGCGAGCCCGGTTGTTGACGCCCTCTCCCACCGTCCCAAGCCTGTCCCCCTCCAGGTGGGTGAGGTCCACCTGGTCGCGCAGGAGCACATCGGGCGTTCGTACCAATGGGAACGGCGCGATGTGGTCGGATTGGGTGGATGA